TTATCAAGTTGCAATTAGTTATCATAGCTTATGTTTCTGATTAGTATTCTCTGCCTTTGTTTTGGTCAGTCTCTTTTCTGTTCAATGCttatatgtgtttttttttttaaatcaaaacatttttattaccaCCATTTATTCATACAGCTGATGAGAACCTAGGATGCCTATCCTAGTGGTtagaacattttgtttttgattgcatGAGTAATTCATACTACACACTCAACCTGAGTTCTCCAGGAATGCTAAATCACGGCTACTTGGTGATTACTCACAGTGCAGTTACAGATATTTTTCAGATAAGTAGCTGTGATTGCGGCCTCTACGAAACGGTAATGCAGGAAACTGTAAGGCATCACTATGTGGAAGGTGAGGAGACCACACctgcagaaaaaagaagaggaaaggggGGGAGAActgaaatgatgatgatgaagatgtggGACTGTTGGGATTGTTTTGGAATGTCAATAAAATCTAAATATGATGTAAATGTCTTTAAAGGGAGGTTCGTCTCACCTATCGTAAATCAGGAAGTCATCTTTGTCACCATCCAGAGCCTCCCACACGTCATTTTGAAGAGGTTCCTGCTGATACACGGGGACCTCTTGAGGAGCGCTTCTCTTCAGCGCCCAATACATTGCTCTGGAATGAGGCTCGCGCTCGTTTACTATTATGAAAGACACGTCTGTCAGGTTGTTTCGATTCAGCTTGTCACGCAGGCCTCCAATTCTACAGGTGAACAGATGGAAGAGAAGATAGAGAGCTGAGTATAATCTTACATCACTGTTAATCTGGACAGTCAGAAAAGGTCTTTCTATAATCACAGGGCACAAAAGACGCAACTCTCACCTGAGACACAGCACAAGGAGGGCTTATTTCCCAAGGTGCATTTGACAGTTTCAAATGCACCTAGAAATTGGTGTGTATTTGACATAATGGTTGCAACAGTCTTAAGAGaataaacagcaacaaaatgacAACTTGCTGGTGTGTTATAGGTTACTGTGGAACGTGTAGATCCACAGTAACCTATAACACACCAGCAACTCACTTTGTGCTCATTCCTCATGCTTGATGGTCTTATGACCTTAATCATGAAATCACCAGTTATTTAAATTTGTCATATTAAAAAGCGGATTTGGTTTTCTTGAGTTTTGCCTCTTTttgatttacattttcaaaccacTTAAGATTATTtacccttcaaaataagattttttttattatcattattaaggCCAaggtcacttttttaaaaattaaattgcaAATTTGATGACAATCAATCATGACATGTTTCTGAAACCTTTAATTCTAAGAGAAGTTGCAGAAAATAAAGATACCCTTAAGTAAAATGATATtaagaaagccaaaaaaaaaaaaaattacatacatCGGGTGAACAAGTTTacgcttcaaaataaaacttaaacttAGACGTGTTATCTATTCAGCTATTACAGTGCTTTCTTACCTGGATGCCTGAGTGAGGCAGAATTGTCAGGTAGCCTTCAGTAGCGCCACCACAGCCACATTTCCCAGCAGGTCTTTCATGGGCGCATGTCCCTTAATGTCCCAGTTGGGGGCAGGTTTGCAGATCCTAGAGGCATCATTGTCCCCCTCCACAATCAGAGTGGTATGTGAGGCCCACAGCAGATCTGGCAGGGCTGCAAACAGCCACAGCGTCAAGAGAGAGCGCATTGTCTCTCCCTGGCAGCCTGGACTGTATCTACCTGACAAGATAAGTGTGCAATAATCCAGGTTATTTGGACCACGAGCTCTTTGTATATTTCACATATAAGGACCTGGAccccttttttaaaactttgcagCCAATGTAAAGAGGGTGCGAAGAGCAAAGTAGTCTTTGGCAAAAAATCTTTTCCGTGGTTTTGTGGAAAAGAGGGCAGCACATGCAGACTGGGCAGTCTGGGATTCAATCAATAGCGCTCAGTCTCatccaaaataattaaaagagaaaaaaccccATTGTCTTTCTCATCACATGCAGAGATAATTTGCAAAAAGAGTGGGGGTAAACAGCAGACAGGCAGAAGAATGTTGGAGCAAATGGACGGATAGCCTGGCCGGCACATCCAGCGAGACAAAGACAGGCAGCAACAGACAGAAactgttctctctgtattaATGTGAGCTGGATCACTTTTTGTCAAATAATTACAGCTATTTAAAAtgatgcctttttttccccctccaaatttaaatttatagaGGTATAACAAGTATTTTAAATCTACAAGAGGTGTTTTACGTAGAAGGGAACAAATCTCTAAGGTAAAACAGTATTATATTGAAATTCATAAAATACATGCGTAAAATAGTTAGCAAGTTtactcttcaaaataaaagactcatcaaaataaaataaatcagtttacGTGCCAAAAAGATGACCTtacctcttctctctctgttctgtGACCCAAACAGACGGTAAagccctgttgtttttaaagcttttgagTTTGACTAAGCACTTCCCCCAAatcaaacagagacagaaacagaggagagagagagacagagagagagagagagagagagagagagagagcgagcataAGTGTCTAAACAAAGGACTTTGATTTGAATGTTTCTGTAAAATCATACTCTGCATGAATTTAATGGTCTATCACACAGATACATAAAACCATTTATAGTCCCCAGAGGATAAAATCTGATGGATTTTGGTCATTACCTGATTAGTGATGACCAAAACGATGAAACTAAGATTCTTGTTAGCCTGCTGATTGAAGTAGGCTAACAAGTTATTGACCTACTGGGTGGATTAATAAGAAACTTGATATTCATGGTTCCAAGAGGTTGAGTCCCTATACAGTTTTAGTAATGCTGAtatgtggaagaagatggatggatggaagtgagATTTAGTGCAGACATTCCTGCTGCCTTCAGAATTAATTATACCTTTGGTGCTGCCCTTACTGTTCATATAGGTCTATTATCCAAATGAATTTACTGAGCTCACTCTTTAGTTTATAGCAAATGTCTGTAAAACCAACATTTCCAACCACCTCTGCcgtactttgtgtttagtatTAAATATCAACTCTACATTACGCAACAAAAGGCTGGTGAATATTGTAAACATGCAGAGTTTTTCACAAGCTATAGATCTCACTCCGGAATATATTCACCGACTTACGTGAGCCAAGCTTTAGACTCTGTAGAGGTGAATGTCACCATGACAAACAAACCCAGGGCTCCATTTTAGGTAGAGGCCAAAGGCTAAAACTCAGtgataaacagcatgaaagggTCAAATTGAGAAATGTACTGTAAAGAGCTGTATCATCAAGTAAATAGGAATAGGCAGAGAATCTGTGCCGTGTATGTTTCTcacaaagctgcagaaaaaaaagttttctttccAGTAAAGGTCGACTTAGGTAACAGGCCAGCTGCAATGCAAATAAATATCTAGTCTTTTATGTTAGTGATTTGTTCAAAGTCCAGCCTGGGCCAAAGTAAAAGGCAGCTGTTTGTTTAATGCAGGGTAAAGTAACACACACGACGACAGTGGAATTTATTGAGATTTGTGTTTAAAATTCATAACTAGTAAATTAGTagactttcattttcattctagCATAATCAGTGTAATAATAGAAATAGTGCTGTTATGTGCAAGCTGCCTGATGTGGAGGGCACGTACAGGTGTGGTCAggagtttacatccactcatcgtGGGCACGAATGTCATGGTCCTTTTTGTTCTCTAACCTGTCCCTTTTCCAGGGGGGGggtgattgtacagcatacatctttactgactttaaaaacaagaattgggtgcacaagtttgaatttattttggatttgctctaatccacacagggtcaaaagtatacttacatgctcaaatatatacagacgcactcatttaaatgttgacaaggcctattaacttctcattagtgatcatgattgaccacaactggtagtttctccttgccagaaaaaaaaggatttatttgACAGCCCTCACTGGACGGACCAATAACAATGGCACAGTCAGAGGAACTGAGTGAAGAATGAGGAGAACTGCAGATTTACCAAGATCATAATTTCAAATAATTGTacgtaagtacaagttattcggTTGTGTCACCGCTTTGCCAGGGTCTGAAAGAAGACTCAAACTGTCCCTCTCAAACGAGAGAAAATGGGTTAAGATGTTCAGGGACAACCCAGGTTCaaacctgccatgaactggaaactgctggaacaccagacATTTTACATCATAAAGTGGACACCTGTAAgctcgactgaaatttgcagctgcccacatggacgagccaaatgccttcaggagaaatgttttatggtcagacaagacaaagattgagctatttggctaCAATGACAAGACGTATGTTTAGAGCAATAAAGCCGAGGCtgtcaaacctaagaacactgaaCCAACTGTCatacatggtggtggtagcatcatgctctggggctgttttgtaCACAAACAGGATGGACTAATGAAGGAGGGTGACTACCTCCAAACTATCCTGTTGGAACACTcagttgtgtccaagtttcaaataaacagctaGACATTTGAAACTTAGACACAGTTGGGTgctccaacaggacaatgatcccaaacacacatcaaaactggtttttggaatggataaatcAAGCTAACATCAATCTACTGGAATAACCTCCCCAACGCTCCAACTTCAACCCTatagaaaatttgtggactacacCAGAtttgtgccaggaaaccaatcAATTTAAGTGAACtttaccaattctgccaagagaAGTGATCAAATATCCTgtcagaattatgccagaaggtTAGTGATGGCTACCAAGAGCATCTAGTCAAGGTGCAACTTGGGGGTGTGTGCATATATTTGAacttttatgtatattttcaaCCCTGTACACACCCAGTTCTtgcattttaaagtcattaaagatgtatgctgtacaatcattccatccTAGAAAAAGGACAGATCAAAGAAATCAAAGCAAAATAACCACAGCATTCATGTCAGTGCCtgtaaacctctgaccacaactgCAGTGTAGGAAGAcatatccattttcttttcccttacacattcatacacataaagaaaacaaaggtcattctCACACTATATTTTCTCACTGTGGCAGTTTTTGGGATATTGAAGAGCTGTGACCCCCCCAATGCTGTTtcagtggtgcggtggttagcactgttgcttcacagcaagaaggttcaaatccaccatacgaccagggcctttctgtgtggagtttgcatgttctccccaacAGGCtgtctggcttcctcccacagtccaaagatgtggaGTTAGGCTAACTGGTGACTCGAAATTGCCcataaatgtgagtgtgaatggtagtccctctgtgttagccctgtgacggACTGCCTCTTGCCCAATGGCACCTGCTATAACCTTAAATTGGATAAATGGATGAAATTTACATTGTAATGTAGAATTAGGTTATTCACCAGTGATGGATTTATGCTTATTTCATTTTCCATAGATGATTTTGGAACGATCGTCAAAACGGCGAGGATCTCAGGTGTGCAAATGTGACCACAATGAGCTACCGAAATGTGGTTTTATTACTGTTTAAACTGGAGAGGTATGACTGAACAATATACCCCACATTATGTTTAGAATCATGCCAAGTATTCACTTTGATCCCAGCTGTGCTTTACACACACCAGATATGTTTATATAACACAGCAAACTTAAGTTAAATATCCCAAATACTAACTTTTATTATACATGTAAACAGAGCCAATAAAATATTATCCAAGTGCAGATGTGGGACATTTGACCTTAAAACACAAGCAGCAAACTTACCAGGGTTTGTGCAAATTATTCCTCCAAACAACTCTCAATTACAATCCGTATTGTAACAAGCTACACATTACACATGCTCAAGCTCACAGTGAGTTAGCATTTTCATGGGTTGGGAGTCGATGCTTGTTTCCTGCTGTTTTGTCAGAGCTGCTGGCATAAAAGTGTCCTTTGCCACTGGTGCTGGTTGCTCTCAGTTGCTGTGAGACCGGTTTCAGTCCAGACTCATGACATAGGAACCCTTCACCAGGTACACGCCTTTTAATGCACGCTATACTTGAGTGTCATGTCTCAGTGTGTAACCTTAATGTTGTGAAGGcgcttattttatttaaacccaATCTTTCCCTATACCCAACCCAGCAGTAAACACAAAGCTCCCAAAGCAGGAAATGCAGTCTTCTCGTTGACAGTCTTGTTTTACTGGTAATAAGCGTCAGTGTTTCCCCTACCATTGTCTTACCATGGTAGCTGTGTTTTGTTGAGCAGTTAACCTGCAAACTAGTCAAGCTAGGGTAAGCTGACATTTTCACTCTTTCAGGCACCGACACCTCTGTGACACCAGGGACCTGAAAAACCATCAGGATCTGATACCCTGGGATAACAGCAGGTTGGGCAGGAACCACTACAAGTAGGCTAACTGCTGCCTGACCATCTCTTATCAGCTGAGCACAGGCATGTAATAGAAGAGGTTGCAAGCATTTGCAAGCAAACCAGCTGACATCACATAAGCAAACTCACGCCTCAAGTCTTTCAAAGAGGAGATAAAAAGCATAGCGTGCCTAACCTGTACTACTGCAGACATTTAACACAGCAAATTCTCTTCAGTCTTTAGCAATTCATGCAAACTGCTAAGAAGAGGACAAAACACCCATCAGTTCTTCCTCATCATTATCTCCAACTTCTGTGGGACTGTCGCAGGTGGCCATGAGCCCCAGGCCCAGCTCTGCCAGCTCCTCACAGCTCATATCAGTCGTCACCATGATCTTAGTCTCCAAGCGGTTACATAGAGTCCTATAGGAGGGTAGCGGGTAACCGATCTCTCTCAGGTACTCGTACCCCTTGGTGCCAACCGCAAAGCGGATCTTCCGAGCTTTCAAGATTGTTTCCGGAGACCACACAGCACGTCTGGAGCGCTTGGTGAGGGACAGGGCTCGGACCTGGTCCTCGTACAGAAAGTTCTGGAGACCCTTTTCAATCCGGTCAAGTCGATAAAGACGCTTCTTCATCTCTTCAGCCTGACAGAAACAGGAGTGCATGGTTTGTTTGGGCCATTTTACTGCAAACAtacactgatgatttttttcatcATAATTTACATAATTTGATCTAAAATTAATAGAAAGTACACCAAACCATATGGTGATCTGTAGAGAAAGACTGTCCTACCTCTTTCTGTAGCCTTGCAGTGTGCTgcatctcctgctccagctgtttcttaaGCAGCTGGCACTGTGTACAGGGCTGCTGATCTTCAAATGTCCTGTCTgcatcttcatcctccaggcC
This portion of the Archocentrus centrarchus isolate MPI-CPG fArcCen1 chromosome 17, fArcCen1, whole genome shotgun sequence genome encodes:
- the selenop2 gene encoding selenoprotein Pb, whose amino-acid sequence is MRSLLTLWLFAALPDLLWASHTTLIVEGDNDASRICKPAPNWDIKGHAPMKDLLGNVAVVALLKATUQFCLTQASRIGGLRDKLNRNNLTDVSFIIVNEREPHSRAMYWALKRSAPQEVPVYQQEPLQNDVWEALDGDKDDFLIYDRCGLLTFHIVMPYSFLHYRFVEAAITATYLKNICNCTNNSTSSAGANNITKNGTAQPDDGDDSEVGDAASGGTHQHSHHHHRHLPNHPHHHDQHSSHQNQSLHQQDTNQNNSPHHHHQPHHNHHGNGGD
- the LOC115796288 gene encoding THAP domain-containing protein 1 B-like, producing MGGCSAPNCSNSTSIGKQLFRFPKDPVRKKKWVVNCRRDFEPTPHSRLCQDHFEQSQFEEIARSPAGGKKLKPNAIPTLFSVGDPPYPAVTAPYILHPLKPEPVEKELNFGDHGYARRTPLPGLEDEDADRTFEDQQPCTQCQLLKKQLEQEMQHTARLQKEAEEMKKRLYRLDRIEKGLQNFLYEDQVRALSLTKRSRRAVWSPETILKARKIRFAVGTKGYEYLREIGYPLPSYRTLCNRLETKIMVTTDMSCEELAELGLGLMATCDSPTEVGDNDEEELMGVLSSS